Proteins encoded in a region of the Podarcis muralis chromosome 2, rPodMur119.hap1.1, whole genome shotgun sequence genome:
- the LOC114588411 gene encoding olfactory receptor 2D3-like isoform X2, whose product MWVDLGANQSSVSEFILLGFSSQPQMQKLLFAIFLTMYLMTLLGNGLIIILIRTDSRLHTPMYFFLANLSFLDISYSTTIGPQMLLHLLSQRKTISFAGCATQMYVFLSLGITECVLYAVMAYDRYAAICHPLRYTLIMSRPLCLKMAAGSWACGFFFAMMHTGFTMQLPYCGPNEINHFFCEVPAILELACADTRVNELVDFVVGVIVLMIPLSFIVVSYAFVVAAILSIRSAEGKFKAFSTCTSHITVVTLFYGAAMFIYMRPASSYEPERDKKFSLFYNVVTALLNPFIYSLRNNDVKGALVKLVFKQ is encoded by the exons atgtgggtagaccttg GGGCGAATCAAAGTTCTGTGTCTGAATTCATCCTTCTCGGGTTCTCAAGCCAGCCCCAAATGCAGAAGCTGCTGTTTGCGATCTTCCTGACCATGTACCTGATGACCCTGCTAGGGAACGGCCTTATTATCATCCTTATCAGGACAGACTCCCGTCTCCACACACCCATGTACTTCTTCTTGGCCAACCTCTCCTTCTTGGACATCAGCTATAGTACCACTATCGGGCCCCAGATGCTGCTACACCTCCTCTCCCAGAGGAAAACCATCTCCTTTGCTGGCTGCGCTACCCAGATGTACGTCTTCCTGTCCCTGGGGATAACTGAGTGTGTCCTCTATGCTGTGATGGCTTACGATAGGTATGCCGCCATCTGCCACCCGCTGCGCTACACCCTCATCATGagcaggcctctctgcctcaagATGGCCGCCGGCTCGTGGGCCTGTGGCTTCTTCTTTGCCATGATGCATACTGGCTTCACCATGCAGCTGCCTTATTGCGGCCCCAATGAGATCAACCACTTTTTCTGTGAGGTGCCGGCCATCTTGGAATTGGCCTGTGCAGACACCCGGGTCAATGAGCTGGTGGACTTTGTGGTGGGGGTGATTGTGCTCATGATCCCACTTTCTTTTATAGTGGTATCATACGCTTTTGTCGTAGCAGCCATCTTGAGCATCCGTTCAGCCGAAGGAAAGTTCAAAGCCTTTTCCACCTGCACCTCGCACATCACCGTGGTGACGCTCTTCTACGGGGCTGCCATGTTCATATACATGCGCCCAGCATCCAGCTACGAGCCAGAGAGGGACAAGAAGTTCTCTCTGTTTTACAATGTGGTGACTGCTCTTTTGAATCCATTTATCTATAGCCTAAGGAACAATGATGTCAAAGGAGCCCTGGTCAAGCTGGTTTTCAAACAGTAA
- the LOC114588610 gene encoding L-amino-acid oxidase-like, which translates to MKCFEDPDYEELLNVARNGLGKASNPKTIVIVGAGISGLTAAKLLKDAGHQVQILEASDRIGGRIKTYREKDWYMDMGPMRLPKAQKIVREYIKKFNLTLNPFVQTDKNAWYFIRNRKEKVSAVEENAELFGYEVAPSERGKSASKLFHEALDRVTKNCTILKEKYDSYSVKGYLIKEGNLSKGAVDMIGDLLNEEGGFYTSFIDSAMDYVTFYDDDSFEEITGGFDQLPNGFSREMPGTIRLSCSVEKILSTGKKVRVFYRKRGKGTLSCLTADYVIVTATAKAARLIKYQPLLSHPKARALRSFHYVSSTKIALACTDRFWEKDGIRGGKSITDRPSRMIYYPNHVFPSGLGVLLASYTFSDDADFFVPLSEEKCVDVVMDDLSEIHNVSKSYLRSVCNRHVVQKWALDKFSMGAFAQPTPYQFTQLFEALKQNEGRVYFAGEYTTHPHAWIDSAMKTAIRAASGIHLSA; encoded by the exons ATGAAGTGTTTTGAGGATCCCGACTATGAGGAGCTGTTAAATGTTGCCAGAAATgggctgggaaaggcttcaaATCCAAAGACCATTGTGATTGTTGGGGCAGGAATAAGCGGGCTCACTGCTGCCAAATTGCTGAAAGATGCGGGACATCAG GTTCAGATTCTGGAAGCCAGTGACCGCATTGGGGGTCGGATAAAGACCTATCGTGAGAAAGACTGGTACATGGATATGGGACCGATGCGTCTGCCCAAGGCACAGAA AATTGTTCGTGAATATATTAAGAAATTCAACCTCACGTTAAACCCGTTTGTTCAGACGGATAAGAATGCCTGGTACTTCATTAGAAATAGAAAGGAAAAAGTGTCTGCGGTGGAGGAAAACGCCGAGCTGTTTGGATATGAAGTGGCTCCCAGTGAGAGGGGGAAATCTGCCTCTAAACTCTTCCACGAGGCACTAGATCGG GTAACAAAAAACTGCACGATTTTGAAGGAAAAATACGACTCATATTCCGTCAAG GGATATTTAATTAAAGAAGGAAATCTCAGCAAGGGAGCAGTAGATATGATTGGTGACCTCTTGAACGAAGAAGGTGGATTCTATACTTCATTTATTGATTCTGCTATGGACTATGTGACCTTCTATGACGATGACAG TTTTGAGGAAATCACAGGAGGATTTGACCAGCTCCCCAACGGCTTCTCCCGGGAAATGCCTGGGACAATCCGTCTAAGCTGCAGTGTCGAGAAAATACTTAGCACTGGCAAGAAAGTGAGGGTGTTTTACCGCAAGCGGGGCAAAGGAACCTTGTCATGTCTGACCGCCGACTACGTCATCGTCACGGCGACGGCGAAAGCCGCTCGACTCATCAAATACCAGCCTCTTCTTTCCCACCCTAAGGCTCGCGCTCTGCGTTCTTTTCATTACGTAAGCTCTACCAAAATCGCCTTGGCCTGCACAGACAGGTTTTGGGAGAAAGACGGGATCCGAGGTGGGAAGTCGATCACGGACCGCCCATCCCGAATGATCTATTACCCGAACCATGTCTTCCCTAGTGGCCTCGGGGTACTCCTGGCCTCTTACACGTTCAGTGATGACGCCGACTTCTTCGTTCCCCTCAGCGAGGAAAAGTGCGTTGACGTGGTGATGGATGACCTGTCGGAAATCCACAACGTCTCCAAGTCTTACCTCAGATCCGTTTGCAACCGGCACGTTGTACAGAAGTGGGCCCTAGACAAGTTTTCCATGGGGGCCTTTGCCCAACCCACTCCGTACCAGTTCACCCAGCTTTTCGAGGCTTTGAAACAGAATGAAGGGAGAGTGTACTTTGCCGGAGAGTACACAACCCACCCGCACGCTTGGATCGACTCAGCCATGAAGACTGCTATAAGGGCAGCAAGTGGGATTCATCTCAGTGCCTGA
- the LOC144326746 gene encoding olfactory receptor 2T2-like — translation MGHENATSWTEFHLVGLLHLKTPTLFFSIVLFMAFVALLGNCLLLLLIQMDSSLHTPMYFFLSQLSCMDMGQILIVVPKMSVNFLTQRSTISLGGCVAQIFLTLTMGSSESLVLAVMSYDRYVAICRPLQYPILMRRTICLVMTVGIWSTASLTIMVIAIYVHSLPYCGSNVIDHFVCEFPALLKLSCADTSAFEIVVYLDNVVLLLFPISVIVSSYVAILVQVLRMRSTEGRHKALGTCLSHFCVVGIFIGASMLTYTAPMNSYSAQRAMIYSVCITVVPPMLNPFIYSLRNRDVLAALRKLFVKCAAY, via the coding sequence ATGGGTCATGAAAATGCAACATCCTGGACAGAGTTTCATCTTGTGGGGCTTCTGCATCTAAAGACCCCCACCTTATTTTTTAGCATCGTTCTGTTTATGGCTTTCGTTGCTCTGCTGGGAAACTGTCTCCTGCTCCTCCTAATCCAAATGGACTCCTCGCTTCATACTCCAATGTACTTTTTCCTTAGTCAACTGTCCTGCATGGATATGGGCCAGATCCTCATTGTGGTCCCAAAAATGTCTGTGAACTTTTTAACGCAGAGGAGCACTATTTCGCTCGGCGGTTGTGTGGCCCAGATCTTCCTCACTCTGACCATGGGGAGCTCAGAGAGCCTGGTCCTGGCCGTCATGTCTTACGACAGGTACGTGGCCATCTGCAGGCCCTTGCAGTACCCAATCCTTATGCGGAGAACCATCTGCCTCGTCATGACTGTCGGGATCTGGTCTACAGCATCGCTGACCATCATGGTCATTGCGATTTACGTCCACTCTCTGCCGTACTGTGGCTCGAACGTGATCGACCATTTCGTGTGTGAGTTCCCGGCTTTGCTGAAGCTGTCCTGCGCTGACACCTCTGCCTTTGAGATCGTGGTATACCTTGACAATGTGGTCCTACTCCTCTTCCCCATCTCAGTCATTGTTTCCTCTTACGTCGCCATTCTGGTGCAAGTCTTGCGGATGCGCTCGACCGAGGGAAGGCACAAGGCTTTAGGGACTTGCCTGTCCCACTTCTGTGTCGTGGGCATATTCATTGGGGCATCTATGCTGACCTACACCGCCCCTATGAACTCTTACTCAGCGCAAAGGGCCATGATCTACTCGGTCTGCATTACTGTCGTCCCCCCAATGCTCAACCCTTTTATTTACAGCTTGCGCAACAGGGATGTCCTAGCAGCTCTGCGGAAGCTCTTTGTGAAATGCGCAGCGTATTAA
- the LOC114588411 gene encoding olfactory receptor 2D3-like isoform X1, whose protein sequence is MAKDLTGANQSSVSEFILLGFSSQPQMQKLLFAIFLTMYLMTLLGNGLIIILIRTDSRLHTPMYFFLANLSFLDISYSTTIGPQMLLHLLSQRKTISFAGCATQMYVFLSLGITECVLYAVMAYDRYAAICHPLRYTLIMSRPLCLKMAAGSWACGFFFAMMHTGFTMQLPYCGPNEINHFFCEVPAILELACADTRVNELVDFVVGVIVLMIPLSFIVVSYAFVVAAILSIRSAEGKFKAFSTCTSHITVVTLFYGAAMFIYMRPASSYEPERDKKFSLFYNVVTALLNPFIYSLRNNDVKGALVKLVFKQ, encoded by the coding sequence ATGGCAAAGGATCTTACAGGGGCGAATCAAAGTTCTGTGTCTGAATTCATCCTTCTCGGGTTCTCAAGCCAGCCCCAAATGCAGAAGCTGCTGTTTGCGATCTTCCTGACCATGTACCTGATGACCCTGCTAGGGAACGGCCTTATTATCATCCTTATCAGGACAGACTCCCGTCTCCACACACCCATGTACTTCTTCTTGGCCAACCTCTCCTTCTTGGACATCAGCTATAGTACCACTATCGGGCCCCAGATGCTGCTACACCTCCTCTCCCAGAGGAAAACCATCTCCTTTGCTGGCTGCGCTACCCAGATGTACGTCTTCCTGTCCCTGGGGATAACTGAGTGTGTCCTCTATGCTGTGATGGCTTACGATAGGTATGCCGCCATCTGCCACCCGCTGCGCTACACCCTCATCATGagcaggcctctctgcctcaagATGGCCGCCGGCTCGTGGGCCTGTGGCTTCTTCTTTGCCATGATGCATACTGGCTTCACCATGCAGCTGCCTTATTGCGGCCCCAATGAGATCAACCACTTTTTCTGTGAGGTGCCGGCCATCTTGGAATTGGCCTGTGCAGACACCCGGGTCAATGAGCTGGTGGACTTTGTGGTGGGGGTGATTGTGCTCATGATCCCACTTTCTTTTATAGTGGTATCATACGCTTTTGTCGTAGCAGCCATCTTGAGCATCCGTTCAGCCGAAGGAAAGTTCAAAGCCTTTTCCACCTGCACCTCGCACATCACCGTGGTGACGCTCTTCTACGGGGCTGCCATGTTCATATACATGCGCCCAGCATCCAGCTACGAGCCAGAGAGGGACAAGAAGTTCTCTCTGTTTTACAATGTGGTGACTGCTCTTTTGAATCCATTTATCTATAGCCTAAGGAACAATGATGTCAAAGGAGCCCTGGTCAAGCTGGTTTTCAAACAGTAA
- the LOC114588614 gene encoding olfactory receptor 2T2-like, protein MNGTSWTEFILLGLLNHTVMHTVFFAAIQLAYLIALSGNCLFLFVIQTGPDLQTPMYFFLSQLSFMDICLISAIVPRMTVDYLGKENTIELAGCATQMFFTLTMAGAECLLLSVMSYDRYVAICKPLQYPILMSKRICLAMSAGVWVGASLHAVIHTISVFQQPFCESNRIDQFFCTVQALLKLSCSDTSTYEHGIYLTGIILLLGPLSIILASYIAILLTVLQMQSLEGMRKAFGTCLSHLCVVGIFYGAASFKYMRPRSYRTAQQDKVISVFCDIMTPMLNPLIYSLRNRDVLAALRKRIEKCTLNIPLSKF, encoded by the coding sequence ATGAATGGGACGTCCTGGACCGAGTTCATTCTTCTCGGTCTTCTCAACCACACCGTGATGCACACTGTATTCTTTGCTGCCATCCAACTTGCCTACCTCATTGCCTTGTCTGGAAACTGCCTCTTCCTATTTGTGATCCAAACTGGTCCTGATCTTCAgacccccatgtacttcttcctcagcCAGTTGTCCTTCATGGACATCTGTCTAATCTCTGCTATTGTCCCCAGGATGACCGTGGATTACTTAGGGAAGGAGAACACGATTGAGTTGGCTGGGTGTGCGACTCAGATGTTTTTCACACTGACCATGGCAGGAGCAGAATGCCTCCTACTGAGTGTCATGTCATATGACAGGTATGTGGCAATCTGCAAGCCTCTGCAGTATCCCATCCTCATGAGCAAGAGGATCTGCCTGGCCATGTCAGCCGGCGTCTGGGTCGGTGCTTCTCTTCATGCCGTGATACACACCATTTCTGTGTTCCAACAGCCCTTCTGTGAGTCAAATAGGATCGATCAGTTCTTCTGCACAGTCCAAGCTCTGCTGAAATTGTCCTGTTCTGATACATCCACTTATGAACATGGGATATACCTTACCGGCATAATCTTGCTTCTGGGTCCCCTTTCCATCATCCTGGCTTCTTACATTGCCATTCTCTTGACCGTCCTACAAATGCAATCGTTGGAAGGGATGCGCAAGGCTTTTGGCACCTGCCTGTCCCATCTCTGTGTAGTTGGCATCTTCTATGGAGCAGCCAGTTTTAAGTATATGAGACCCAGGTCCTACAGAACAGCACAACAGGATAAGGTTATCTCTGTGTTTTGTGACATTATGACCCCGATGCTGAATCCCCTGATATACAGCCTGAGGAACCGAGATGTGCTGGCTGCACTGAGGAAACGGATTGAAAAATGTACTCTGAATATACCGTTGAGTAAATTCTGA